Proteins co-encoded in one Methylomonas albis genomic window:
- a CDS encoding alpha-E domain-containing protein: MLSRSAERLYWMARYLERTENTARLISATMHLIYDLPYGVELGWRNLLNICGVEEAFYQRFKNPSEQNTTRFLLADMSNPGSLLASLSFARENIRTSRELMPDEAWQQVNEMYLYANNNLDSLSNRRGRALFLQEIMAGCQRFTGFMAGAMSRSDSARFICIGRNLERADMTSRIMDFGTVLLAENRSTKMREYETILWINVLKSLSAVLMYRKHVRNRINGEDVLNFLLKNPDFPRAVVHCIEETTYCIKRLPNAAELFPQLEQLEQEILAIDIKQTTPEQLHQVLDGLQSKFDDLHKQIAAMWFLNNLGDDEMEKN, translated from the coding sequence GTACTGGATGGCCCGTTACCTGGAGCGCACCGAAAATACCGCCCGCTTGATTAGTGCCACGATGCATTTGATCTACGATTTACCCTATGGTGTGGAACTGGGCTGGCGCAATTTGCTGAACATCTGCGGCGTGGAAGAGGCGTTTTACCAACGCTTTAAAAACCCCAGCGAGCAGAACACCACCCGATTTTTATTAGCCGATATGAGTAATCCCGGCTCCTTGCTGGCGTCTTTGTCGTTTGCCCGTGAGAATATTCGTACCAGTCGCGAGCTGATGCCGGACGAAGCCTGGCAGCAAGTCAACGAAATGTATTTGTACGCCAACAATAATCTGGACAGCCTGTCCAATCGCCGGGGTAGGGCGCTGTTCTTACAGGAAATCATGGCCGGTTGTCAGCGCTTTACCGGTTTTATGGCCGGGGCGATGAGCCGCAGCGACAGTGCCCGGTTTATCTGTATCGGTCGCAATCTGGAACGCGCCGACATGACCAGCCGGATTATGGATTTCGGTACCGTGCTGCTCGCTGAAAATCGCAGCACCAAGATGCGTGAGTACGAAACCATTTTGTGGATCAACGTCTTGAAGTCGTTGAGCGCGGTGTTGATGTACCGCAAGCACGTCCGCAATCGTATTAACGGTGAGGATGTGCTGAATTTTCTGTTAAAAAACCCGGATTTCCCTAGGGCCGTGGTGCACTGTATCGAAGAGACTACCTATTGCATCAAGCGCTTGCCAAATGCCGCCGAGTTGTTCCCGCAATTGGAGCAATTGGAACAAGAGATATTGGCCATCGATATTAAACAGACTACGCCGGAGCAGTTGCATCAAGTGTTGGACGGTTTGCAGAGCAAATTCGACGATTTACACAAGCAAATCGCGGCAATGTGGTTTTTGAATAATCTTGGTGACGACGAAATGGAGAAAAATTGA
- a CDS encoding NAD+ synthase, translating into MSIKIALAQLNLTVADIQTNTRKILATAAQAKEQQADLVVFPELCVTGYPPEDLLFRSDFILQAQRAVAEIAEKIAGITVVIGYPRQQDGRLYNTAVALRDGETIAQYHKQALPNYGVFDEQRYFTAGAQTCLFMVKDSLLALTICEDIWQPGIIAQSRAAGADIILTLNASPFHAGKMQQREDIICTQVKEAGIPLVYVNQIGGQDELIFDGASFVADRNGNVVFRAAEFAEQLSIVEFVDQQPQTSTIADLYQPVVSEYKALVLGIQDYVRKNGFQGAILGLSGGIDSALVLALAVDALGADQVEAVLMPSRYTQDMSNQDAIQEAEALGIKYHVLPIEPAVTAFNAMLAPLFAGSKKDTTEENIQARCRGVLLMALSNKQGKLLLTTGNKSEMSVGYATLYGDMAGGFAPLKDVSKLLVYQLAEYRNTLSPVIPQRVITRAPSAELAPDQKDEDSLPPYAVLDPILALYVEQDKSAAEIVAQGFAAADVHRAISLVDRNEYKRRQSPPGIRITPRAFGRDRRYPISSAYRGTAALNQPAPDNVKE; encoded by the coding sequence ATGTCGATAAAAATAGCTTTAGCCCAACTGAACTTAACAGTTGCCGATATTCAAACCAACACCCGTAAAATCCTGGCTACCGCTGCACAAGCCAAAGAACAGCAGGCCGACCTGGTGGTATTTCCGGAGCTATGCGTTACCGGCTATCCACCCGAAGACTTGCTGTTTCGGTCTGATTTTATTCTGCAGGCGCAACGGGCCGTCGCCGAAATTGCCGAGAAGATTGCCGGCATAACGGTAGTGATCGGCTATCCTCGGCAGCAGGATGGCCGGCTTTACAATACCGCCGTGGCATTGCGTGATGGCGAAACCATAGCCCAGTACCATAAACAGGCCCTACCCAATTATGGTGTGTTCGACGAACAACGTTACTTTACCGCCGGCGCACAAACCTGTCTGTTTATGGTTAAAGACAGCCTGTTAGCGTTGACGATTTGCGAAGACATCTGGCAACCCGGCATCATTGCCCAAAGCCGCGCTGCCGGCGCTGACATTATCCTGACATTGAACGCCTCGCCGTTTCACGCCGGCAAGATGCAACAGCGCGAGGACATTATCTGCACGCAAGTCAAAGAAGCCGGAATTCCGCTGGTCTACGTGAACCAAATCGGCGGCCAAGACGAGTTGATTTTCGACGGCGCCTCGTTTGTCGCTGATCGTAACGGCAACGTCGTGTTCCGAGCAGCCGAATTCGCGGAGCAACTCAGCATCGTCGAATTCGTCGATCAACAACCGCAGACATCCACTATCGCCGATTTGTATCAACCGGTGGTTAGCGAATACAAAGCCCTGGTGCTGGGCATTCAAGACTACGTACGCAAAAACGGCTTTCAAGGCGCCATTCTCGGTTTGTCCGGCGGCATCGACTCTGCACTTGTGCTGGCCTTGGCGGTTGATGCGCTAGGAGCCGATCAAGTGGAAGCCGTGCTGATGCCCTCGCGCTATACCCAAGACATGAGCAATCAGGACGCGATCCAGGAAGCCGAAGCCTTGGGCATCAAATATCACGTACTGCCCATAGAACCGGCGGTGACTGCCTTCAACGCAATGCTGGCTCCGCTGTTTGCCGGCAGCAAAAAAGACACTACGGAAGAAAATATCCAGGCCCGCTGCCGTGGCGTGTTGTTGATGGCGCTTTCCAATAAACAAGGCAAACTGCTGCTGACCACGGGTAATAAAAGCGAAATGAGCGTGGGTTATGCCACGCTTTACGGCGATATGGCCGGCGGTTTTGCGCCGCTAAAAGACGTATCCAAATTACTGGTCTACCAGTTGGCCGAATACCGCAACACCTTGTCACCGGTTATTCCACAACGCGTTATCACGCGAGCGCCCTCGGCGGAATTGGCGCCAGACCAAAAAGACGAAGATTCCCTGCCGCCCTATGCTGTACTGGATCCGATCCTTGCTTTGTATGTGGAACAGGATAAATCCGCCGCCGAGATCGTGGCGCAAGGCTTCGCCGCAGCCGACGTACACCGGGCTATTTCCCTGGTCGATAGAAACGAATACAAACGTCGCCAATCGCCGCCCGGCATCCGCATCACGCCCAGAGCGTTTGGTCGTGATCGCCGCTACCCAATTTCATCCGCATATCGCGGCACGGCCGCGCTTAATCAACCTGCGCCCGACAACGTTAAGGAGTAA